In the genome of Calditerricola satsumensis, one region contains:
- a CDS encoding IS256 family transposase, protein MAHDQITVDAQLLHQLFLRDTKDEALAKLLESVLNQILQAQATEQLRAEPYERTEERQGYRNGTYPHQLTTRVGTLTLRVPRFRNGKFSTELFARYQRSEQALVLALMEMVVNGVSTRKIEQITQELCGTEFSKSTVSELCKRLDPMVKAWNNRSLEEKAYPFVLVDALVLKVREEGRVRSRGALIGIGINTEGYREVLGLMLGDSESEASWSEFFSWLKSRGLHGVDVVVSDDHRGLVLAIRRHFQGVTWQRCQTHFMR, encoded by the coding sequence ATGGCTCACGATCAGATTACCGTAGATGCACAGCTTTTGCATCAACTTTTTCTCCGCGACACGAAAGACGAGGCGCTCGCCAAGCTCCTGGAGTCCGTCTTGAATCAAATTTTGCAAGCCCAGGCCACGGAGCAGCTGCGTGCAGAGCCTTATGAACGGACGGAAGAGCGCCAAGGGTATCGCAATGGAACGTACCCGCATCAGCTCACGACCCGGGTGGGTACCCTCACGCTTCGGGTTCCGCGGTTTCGAAACGGGAAGTTCTCGACGGAGTTGTTTGCCCGCTACCAACGGAGCGAACAAGCGCTGGTGTTGGCCTTGATGGAAATGGTGGTCAACGGGGTATCGACGCGCAAAATTGAACAGATCACGCAGGAGCTGTGCGGCACGGAGTTCTCAAAATCCACCGTCTCAGAACTGTGCAAGCGGCTGGATCCGATGGTCAAGGCATGGAACAACCGGTCGCTTGAGGAGAAGGCCTATCCCTTTGTCCTCGTTGATGCGCTGGTGCTGAAGGTGCGTGAAGAGGGGCGCGTCCGGTCGCGCGGCGCGCTTATCGGGATCGGCATCAACACCGAGGGATATCGCGAGGTGTTGGGTCTGATGCTTGGCGACAGCGAGTCGGAAGCCAGCTGGAGCGAGTTTTTCAGCTGGCTGAAAAGCCGCGGGCTTCACGGCGTTGATGTGGTGGTGTCGGATGACCATCGCGGGCTTGTACTCGCCATTCGGCGGCACTTTCAGGGCGTAACCTGGCAGCGGTGCCAGACGCACTTTATGCGC
- a CDS encoding ArsR/SmtB family transcription factor, which yields MASERLNDAHFSRYPNRTKADTKTDTCNVFIYDAEKVSRLRQMVDRVRDLAPLFKVLSDETRLKIVYALTLEDELCVCDVAAIIGSSTAAASHHLRLLRNMGLATYRREGKMVFYRLQSPEARQLIQEALTIVAGRE from the coding sequence ATGGCAAGTGAGCGGCTAAACGACGCACATTTTTCCCGATATCCCAATCGAACTAAGGCAGATACTAAGACAGATACGTGCAACGTGTTCATATACGATGCGGAGAAGGTTAGCCGATTGCGGCAAATGGTCGACCGCGTGAGAGACCTTGCTCCGCTGTTCAAAGTCTTGTCCGACGAGACCCGATTAAAAATTGTTTATGCCCTTACATTGGAGGATGAACTGTGCGTCTGTGACGTGGCCGCCATAATCGGCTCCTCGACGGCCGCTGCTTCGCACCATTTGCGGTTGCTCCGCAACATGGGGCTGGCGACGTACCGCCGTGAAGGAAAGATGGTGTTTTACCGGTTACAAAGCCCTGAGGCTCGCCAGTTGATTCAAGAAGCGCTAACCATCGTTGCAGGGAGGGAATAA